One Paraburkholderia agricolaris genomic region harbors:
- a CDS encoding long-chain fatty acid--CoA ligase: MDKIWLKSYPPGVPAEIDPTRYSSVAELLEEAFREHRAKPAFVCMGKEISYGELDALSLKLAAWFQSKGLARGARVAIMMPNVLQYPVAIAAILRAGYVVVNVNPLYTPRELEHQLKDSGAEAIILLENFAVTLQAIVRNTSIKHVVVAAMGDLMGVKGTLVNFVVRRVKKMVPAWSLPGHVKFNAAIAEGGRQDFKPVQQGPDDVAFLQYTGGTTGVAKGATLLHRNLIANVLQSEIWLDPVRANRTDIDQFITVVALPLYHVFALTVCGLLTIRTGGLGVLIPNPRDIPGMIKALEGYPITTIPAVNTLYNAMLNSPDFHKLDFSKLIAANGGGMAVQEAVAKRWFELTHTPIIEGYGLSETSPCVTCNPVTVTEYSGTIGLPLPSTEISIRDDEGNEVPLGQPGEICIRGPQVMAGYWNRPDETAKVMTADGFFKSGDVGLMNENGFVKIVDRKKDMILVSGFNVYPNEIEDVVAKMPGVFEVAAVGVPDQHSGEAVKLFIVKKDQALTDADIFAYCKTQLTGYKRPKIVEFRTELPKSNVGKILRRELRDGRA, from the coding sequence ATGGACAAAATCTGGCTGAAATCTTATCCACCCGGCGTTCCCGCAGAGATTGACCCGACTCGCTATTCGTCCGTCGCCGAACTGCTCGAAGAAGCGTTCCGCGAGCACCGCGCCAAACCGGCGTTCGTGTGCATGGGCAAGGAGATCAGCTACGGCGAGCTCGACGCGCTTTCGCTCAAGCTGGCCGCGTGGTTTCAGTCGAAGGGCCTGGCCCGCGGTGCGCGCGTCGCGATCATGATGCCGAACGTGCTGCAATATCCTGTCGCGATCGCGGCGATCTTGCGCGCGGGCTACGTGGTGGTGAACGTGAATCCGCTTTACACCCCACGCGAGCTCGAGCATCAACTCAAGGACAGCGGCGCGGAAGCGATCATTCTGCTCGAAAACTTCGCCGTTACGCTGCAGGCGATCGTGCGCAATACGTCGATCAAGCACGTCGTCGTCGCTGCAATGGGCGATCTGATGGGCGTGAAGGGCACGCTGGTGAACTTCGTCGTGCGTCGGGTGAAGAAGATGGTGCCGGCATGGAGCCTGCCCGGTCATGTCAAGTTCAACGCCGCGATCGCCGAGGGCGGCCGTCAGGATTTCAAGCCGGTCCAGCAAGGACCGGACGACGTCGCGTTTCTCCAGTACACGGGCGGCACGACCGGCGTGGCCAAGGGTGCGACGCTCTTGCATCGGAACCTGATTGCCAACGTGCTGCAGTCGGAAATCTGGCTCGATCCGGTTCGCGCTAACCGTACGGACATCGATCAGTTCATCACCGTGGTCGCGCTGCCGCTTTATCACGTCTTCGCGCTGACCGTCTGCGGACTGCTGACGATCCGCACCGGCGGCCTCGGCGTGCTGATCCCGAATCCACGCGATATCCCGGGCATGATCAAGGCGCTGGAAGGCTACCCGATCACGACGATTCCCGCCGTCAACACGCTGTACAACGCAATGCTCAACAGCCCAGACTTCCATAAGCTCGATTTTTCGAAGCTGATCGCGGCCAATGGCGGCGGTATGGCGGTCCAGGAAGCCGTCGCCAAGCGCTGGTTCGAGCTGACGCATACGCCGATCATTGAGGGCTATGGTCTGTCGGAGACGTCGCCGTGCGTCACCTGCAATCCGGTTACCGTCACGGAATATAGCGGCACGATCGGTTTGCCGTTGCCGTCGACGGAAATCTCGATTCGCGATGACGAAGGCAACGAGGTACCGCTTGGCCAGCCAGGCGAAATCTGCATCCGTGGCCCGCAGGTGATGGCGGGCTACTGGAACCGCCCGGACGAAACGGCCAAGGTCATGACGGCGGATGGCTTCTTCAAATCAGGCGATGTCGGCTTGATGAACGAAAATGGCTTCGTCAAGATCGTCGACCGGAAGAAGGACATGATTCTGGTCTCCGGCTTCAACGTCTATCCGAATGAAATCGAAGATGTTGTCGCCAAAATGCCAGGCGTATTCGAAGTCGCCGCGGTTGGCGTGCCGGATCAGCACTCGGGCGAAGCGGTGAAGCTGTTCATCGTGAAGAAAGACCAGGCCCTGACAGATGCGGACATTTTCGCTTACTGCAAAACGCAGTTGACCGGCTACAAGCGGCCGAAGATCGTCGAATTCAGGACTGAATTGCCCAAGAGCAATGTCGGTAAGATCCTGCGTCGCGAGTTACGCGACGGCCGGGCTTAG
- a CDS encoding molybdopterin-containing oxidoreductase family protein, with amino-acid sequence MNAPTEFARAVCPHDCPDTCAMRVIVEDGRVVKVVGDPDHPPTQGALCTKVSRYAERVHHPHRLTTPMKRVGRKGEGRFEPISWDEAFELAATRLSEIATRAPEAIVPYSYAGTMGLVQGDSIAQRFFHKLGASQLDRTICAAAGAAGLKYTYGASLGMLTEFFAESEVILIWGSNPIASNLHFWTRAQEAKRHGARLIAIDPYRSLTAEKCHQHVALKPGTDGALALGMINVLIAENLLDHAYIAAHTLGFDELKSRALTYPPSRAAQICGIDEQVIVDLARLYGGTKKAAIRMNYGLQRVRGGGNAVRAIACLPSLTGAWRERAGGVLLSSGGWAPVDSHALQRPDLMPGWPAKASRVINMNAIGDALLHPGDATFGPKVEAIVVYNSNPVAVAPDSEQVAAGFGREDLFTIVLEHFQTDTADYADLLLPATTQLEHLDVHKSYGHTHVMVNLPAIAPVGDARPNTEIFRGLARHMGLQEPALYESDDAIAESAFRWKDKTLEGVSWESLKETGWAALNLPDAPFAEGGFRTPSGKCEFFSERLAQQGLDPLPDYLPPYESADGAPALAARYPLAMISPPARNFLNSTFVNIESLRSTEGEPHLDIHPADAQQRNIADGDQVRIFNDRGAMQARARVTGKTREGLVVGLSIWWKKLAPDGRNANQVTSQALTDLGGSATFYDCLVEVERV; translated from the coding sequence ATGAATGCTCCGACTGAATTCGCCCGCGCGGTGTGCCCGCACGATTGCCCTGACACCTGTGCGATGCGGGTGATCGTCGAAGACGGACGGGTGGTAAAGGTCGTCGGCGATCCCGATCATCCTCCGACTCAAGGCGCGCTGTGTACCAAAGTCAGCCGCTATGCCGAGCGGGTGCATCATCCGCATCGGCTAACGACGCCGATGAAGCGAGTCGGCCGCAAAGGCGAGGGCCGCTTTGAGCCGATCAGTTGGGATGAGGCGTTCGAACTAGCCGCAACCCGCTTGTCAGAGATCGCGACCCGAGCACCAGAAGCCATCGTGCCATACAGCTACGCCGGCACGATGGGGCTGGTTCAGGGCGACAGTATTGCGCAGCGGTTCTTTCACAAACTCGGAGCATCCCAGTTGGACCGCACGATTTGTGCGGCAGCCGGTGCGGCAGGGCTTAAATACACCTACGGTGCCAGCCTCGGTATGCTCACCGAGTTTTTCGCCGAGAGCGAGGTCATCCTGATCTGGGGATCGAACCCCATCGCGTCGAACCTGCACTTCTGGACGCGCGCCCAGGAAGCCAAGCGCCACGGTGCACGGCTGATCGCGATCGATCCGTACCGCTCACTGACGGCGGAAAAGTGCCATCAACACGTTGCGCTGAAACCTGGAACCGACGGTGCTTTAGCGCTTGGCATGATCAACGTGTTGATCGCGGAAAACCTGCTCGATCACGCCTATATCGCTGCTCATACGCTGGGCTTTGACGAACTCAAGTCACGTGCGCTTACCTATCCGCCCTCGCGTGCCGCGCAAATTTGCGGGATCGACGAGCAGGTGATCGTCGATCTTGCGCGCCTTTACGGCGGCACGAAAAAGGCCGCGATCAGGATGAACTATGGTCTGCAACGGGTGCGGGGCGGCGGCAACGCCGTGCGTGCAATTGCCTGTCTGCCGTCGCTGACCGGTGCGTGGCGGGAGCGGGCGGGTGGTGTTCTGCTGTCCTCGGGCGGATGGGCGCCGGTGGACTCGCATGCGTTGCAGCGTCCGGACCTGATGCCGGGCTGGCCGGCCAAGGCATCGCGCGTGATCAACATGAACGCAATCGGCGACGCATTGCTGCACCCGGGCGACGCCACATTCGGCCCGAAAGTCGAAGCGATTGTGGTCTATAACTCGAATCCGGTCGCGGTTGCGCCTGACTCAGAGCAAGTCGCCGCAGGTTTTGGTCGCGAGGACCTGTTCACGATCGTGCTTGAGCATTTTCAGACCGACACCGCAGACTATGCCGATCTCCTGCTCCCTGCGACGACACAACTCGAGCATCTCGACGTACACAAGTCGTACGGGCACACGCACGTGATGGTCAACTTGCCCGCGATAGCGCCGGTCGGCGATGCACGTCCGAACACGGAGATCTTTCGCGGCTTGGCGCGCCACATGGGCCTGCAAGAGCCGGCGCTTTACGAGAGTGACGACGCTATTGCGGAGTCGGCGTTCCGCTGGAAAGACAAAACGCTCGAAGGCGTCAGCTGGGAGTCGCTAAAGGAAACCGGCTGGGCGGCGCTGAACCTGCCAGACGCGCCCTTTGCCGAGGGCGGTTTTCGCACGCCGTCGGGCAAATGCGAATTCTTCAGCGAACGCCTCGCGCAGCAAGGGCTCGATCCGCTGCCCGACTATCTGCCGCCTTACGAATCCGCGGACGGTGCACCCGCGCTTGCCGCCCGTTATCCGCTGGCAATGATCTCGCCGCCTGCCCGCAATTTCCTGAACAGCACCTTCGTGAACATCGAAAGCCTGCGTTCGACGGAGGGCGAGCCGCACCTCGACATCCACCCGGCCGACGCGCAGCAACGCAACATCGCTGACGGCGATCAAGTGCGCATATTCAACGATCGCGGCGCAATGCAGGCGCGCGCCCGTGTCACCGGAAAGACCCGTGAAGGGCTCGTGGTCGGCCTGTCGATCTGGTGGAAGAAGCTCGCACCCGACGGCCGCAACGCCAATCAGGTCACCAGCCAGGCGCTCACCGATCTGGGCGGATCAGCAACGTTTTACGACTGTCTCGTCGAAGTCGAACGTGTCTGA
- a CDS encoding M20 aminoacylase family protein — translation MKLIPEIQAAHGEIQTLRRTIHAHPELRYEETATAELVARALESWGIETHRGLGKTGVVGILKRGSGSRSIGLRADMDALPIQELNTFGHRSQNDGKMHACGHDGHTAMLLGAARHLVKHGDFDGTIVFIFQPAEEGGAGAQAMIDDGLFTKFPVDAVFGIHNWPGMPAGHFGVTEGPIMASSNEFRIEIKGVGSHAALPHNGHDPVFTAVQIANGLQSIITRNKKPLDTAVLSITQIHTGDALNVVPNDAWMAGTVRTFTTETLDLIEARMRKIAESTAEAYDCSVNIQFHRNYPPTVNSSEETRFAAAVMKEIVGSENVDDAVEPTMGAEDFSFMLLAKPGCYAFLGNGDGGHRDSGHGAGPCMLHNASYDFNDELLPIGSTYWVRLAQRFLAQEK, via the coding sequence ATGAAACTTATCCCAGAAATCCAGGCCGCTCACGGCGAAATTCAGACCCTCCGACGAACCATTCATGCGCACCCCGAACTGCGCTACGAGGAAACTGCGACAGCGGAGCTGGTTGCCAGGGCACTTGAGTCCTGGGGCATCGAAACTCATCGCGGATTGGGTAAAACAGGCGTAGTCGGTATTCTGAAGCGTGGCAGCGGATCACGCTCGATCGGACTGCGCGCCGACATGGATGCGCTGCCGATTCAAGAACTCAATACCTTCGGTCATCGCTCGCAGAACGACGGCAAAATGCACGCATGCGGCCATGACGGACATACCGCGATGCTGCTTGGCGCGGCGCGGCATCTGGTCAAGCACGGCGATTTTGACGGCACGATCGTATTCATCTTTCAACCGGCAGAAGAAGGTGGCGCCGGCGCACAGGCAATGATCGATGACGGTCTGTTCACGAAATTTCCGGTCGATGCTGTTTTCGGGATACACAACTGGCCGGGCATGCCTGCAGGCCACTTCGGTGTGACCGAAGGCCCGATCATGGCATCCAGCAACGAGTTTCGCATTGAAATCAAGGGCGTGGGTTCGCATGCGGCACTGCCGCACAACGGTCACGACCCCGTTTTTACAGCGGTGCAGATCGCGAACGGATTGCAGAGCATCATCACGCGAAACAAGAAGCCGCTCGATACCGCGGTACTGTCGATCACCCAGATCCACACCGGCGACGCGCTCAATGTTGTCCCGAACGATGCGTGGATGGCGGGCACCGTGCGGACTTTTACCACCGAAACGCTCGATCTGATCGAAGCACGCATGCGCAAGATCGCAGAGAGCACGGCCGAGGCTTACGATTGCTCGGTCAATATCCAATTCCATCGCAACTATCCGCCGACCGTCAACAGTAGCGAAGAGACTCGCTTCGCTGCGGCGGTCATGAAGGAAATTGTCGGTTCGGAGAATGTTGACGACGCGGTCGAACCGACAATGGGTGCCGAGGATTTTTCGTTCATGCTGCTGGCGAAACCGGGCTGCTACGCGTTTCTCGGTAATGGAGACGGCGGCCATCGGGACTCAGGGCATGGTGCGGGACCTTGCATGCTGCATAACGCGAGCTATGACTTCAACGACGAGTTGTTGCCGATCGGCTCGACGTATTGGGTTCGGCTGGCACAACGATTCCTGGCACAGGAAAAGTAA